One window of Dromaius novaehollandiae isolate bDroNov1 chromosome 20, bDroNov1.hap1, whole genome shotgun sequence genomic DNA carries:
- the LOC135330413 gene encoding uncharacterized protein LOC135330413, which yields MWCEALVGTSSLLKFPDKLELQGGLSISANSSTTALKSNGGAAHKRNVVKIRRQVTREMPEKQRYLPYRLSELAEHGSNPALLNPPLYRLSELAEHGSNPALLNPPLYRLSELAEHGSNPALLKPPLYRLSELAEHGSNPALLKPPLYRLSELAEHGSNPALLNPPLYRLSELAEHGSNPALLKPPLYRLSELAEHGSNPALLKPPLYRLSELAEHGSNPALLKPPLYRLSELAEHGSNPALLNPPLYRLSELAEHGSNPALLKPPLYRLSELAEHGSNPALLNPPLYRLSELAEHGSNPALLKPPLYRLSELAEHGSNPALLKPPLYRLSELAEHRSNPALLNPPLYRLSELAEHGSNPALLKPPLYRLSELAEHGSNPALLNPPLYRLSELAEHGSNPALLKPPLYRLSELAEHGSNPALLKPPLYRLSELAEHRSNPAPSRAWCPTLQFLKAHWVQNAITLFIHEV from the exons AGTAACGGAGGTGCGGCCCACAAGCGCAATGTGGTGAAGATAAGACGACAAGTTACTCGAGAAATGCCAGAGAAGCAG AGGTACCTGCCATACCGCTTATCGGAGCTGGCTGAGCACGGGTCAAACCCTGCCCTGCTGAACCCCCCGCTATACCGCTTATCGGAGCTGGCTGAGCACGGGTCAAACCCTGCCCTGCTGAACCCCCCGCTATACCGCTTATCGGAGCTGGCTGAGCACGGGTCAAACCCTGCCCTGCTGAAACCCCCGCTATACCGCTTATCGGAGCTGGCTGAGCACGGGTCAAACCCTGCCCTGCTGAAACCCCCGCTATACCGCTTATCGGAGCTGGCTGAGCACGGGTCAAACCCTGCCCTGCTGAACCCCCCGCTATACCGCTTATCGGAGCTGGCTGAGCACGGGTCAAACCCTGCCCTGCTGAAACCCCCGCTATACCGCTTATCGGAGCTGGCTGAGCACGGGTCAAACCCTGCCCTGCTGAAACCCCCGCTATACCGCTTATCGGAGCTGGCTGAGCACGGGTCAAACCCTGCCCTGCTGAAACCCCCGCTATACCGCTTATCGGAGCTGGCTGAGCACGGGTCAAACCCTGCCCTGCTGAACCCCCCGCTATACCGCTTATCGGAGCTGGCTGAGCACGGGTCAAACCCTGCCCTGCTGAAACCCCCGCTATACCGCTTATCGGAGCTGGCTGAGCACGGGTCAAACCCTGCCCTGCTGAACCCCCCGCTATACCGCTTATCGGAGCTGGCTGAGCACGGGTCAAACCCTGCCCTGCTGAAACCCCCGCTATACCGCTTATCGGAGCTGGCTGAGCACGGGTCAAACCCTGCCCTGCTGAAACCCCCGCTATACCGCTTATCGGAGCTGGCTGAGCACCGGTCAAACCCTGCCCTGCTGAACCCCCCGCTATACCGCTTATCGGAGCTGGCTGAGCACGGGTCAAACCCTGCCCTGCTGAAACCCCCGCTATACCGCTTATCGGAGCTGGCTGAGCACGGGTCAAACCCTGCCCTGCTGAACCCCCCGCTATACCGCTTATCGGAGCTGGCTGAGCACGGGTCAAACCCTGCCCTGCTGAAACCCCCGCTATACCGCTTATCGGAGCTGGCTGAGCACGGGTCAAACCCTGCCCTGCTGAAACCCCCGCTATACCGCTTATCGGAGCTGGCTGAGCACCGGTCAAACCCTGCCCCTTCACGCGCGTGGTGCCCCACGCTGCAGTTCCTGAAAGCACATTGGGTCCAAAACGCCATCACCCTGTTTATCCACGAGGTTTAG